The nucleotide sequence AGGCTCTTGCCACCCGACGCCCCTACTGAGGATCGACTCCGCACCACTGTAGTCGCGACGCTTGGCCGAAGTCCAAAATCACAGCACGGACCCGGTCTGGCCTGCTGCCCTAGCTCGTCGCGATCCCGGCGATCGCCGCCACCGCCGCGGCGGTATGCTCAAGGAAGAGCTGCAACCGGCGTGTCTGCCGGCGCATCGGCCGATAGGCCGCGTTGATCGTCAAGGCGGGCGCCCGCCAAGCGGGCAGCAGGTCGAGCAATGCCCCGCTCTCCAGATCCGCTTCGACGAGCCATCGCGGCAGGACCGCATAGCCAAGCCCCATGCGCACCGCACTGTAGGCCGCAAAAATGTTGTCGGTGGACAGGGCGATACGCGCGGCAAGCGTTACGGTTTCGCCGTCCCGGCTCGAAAGGGGAATGCGCCCTGCTTCGAAGGGCTCGAGGGCGGCGCAGGGTAGTTCGCTCAAGTCCGACGGCCTTTGGAGCCTGAGGCCGCCAGCCAAGCTTGGCGAGGCGACGAGCATCCGCTCGACCTGACCCAGGGGGCGCACAACCAGGCTCTCGTCCGGAACCCGGCCGATCTTGATCCAGAGGTCGCATCCGATCTCGGCGAAGCGGATCGGGCCGTCCTGCAGAAGCCAGGTAATGGAAAGTCCGAGATTGGCCTGCTGGAATCGTAGCATGGCTTCGGCAAGATGGAGCTGACCGAGCGCGACGGGAGCGACGACCTTGAGCCTTCCGTGGAGCCCCGTCCCGGTCTCCGTGTAGCGCTCCGCCAGCGCGTCCCATCCGTCCAACAGACCACGGGCCTCGATCAGGCAGTCCTCGCCAACCTCGGTGAGAGACAGGGCATGGGTGGTGCGATGGATCAGAGTTGCACCCAGCCGGCGTTCCAATTCGGCGAGTTGGCGGCTTGCAGAGGCTTGCGAGAGGCTCAGGTCCCGCGCCGCGGCGCTGATCGAACCGCGCTCGGCGATACGCGTGAAGGTCGCCAGCAACGCGAGTCGGTCGAGACTCTTACTCATACGTCACGCGTATAACTAAAAGTCATATTACCTGTCTACAGAAAGAACTGCGCTTCGATCATCTTGCTCCCCACAGACAGTGCACGCCGCAAGGCGCGGCACAGAACGAGAGGAGACAGGCCATGTCACACCCCATCGAAACCCAACGCCGTTTCGTCCTCGGTGGCGACCTTGCCGTCCACCGCCTCGGCTACGGCGCCATGCGGTTAACGGGACAGCCCGGCAACTACGGCCCCTATGAGGACTGGGAGGCCGGTCTCGAACTGCTGCGCCATGCCGCCGATCTCGGCGTCGACTTCTTCGATAGCGCTTGGGCCTACGGCCCCGAGACCGCCGACCGAATCCTCGGCGAGGCCCTGGACGGGCGAGACCTTTTGCTGGCCACGAAAGGCGGGGTCGACAAGCCGGAGCCGGGTCGCATCCTGATCGACGGCTCGCGCGATAGGCTTCTGCGACAGATCGACAGAGCGCTGATCAATCTTCGCCGCGACTCGATCGATCTGTTCCAGCTCCATCGGGTCGATCCGCAGACACCGATCGAGGTCTCGGTTGCGGCACTGGCAGAGGCCCGGACCGACGGCCGTATCCGCCACATCGGCCTTTCCAACGTGACACGTGAGGAGTTGGATCGTGCGCTGGCCGTTACACCCATCGCCAGCGTGCAAAATCGTCTCAACATGGCCGAGACGGCGCAGTCCGATCTGGTCGACTACACGGCCGAGAAAGGGATCGCCTTCATCCCCTATGGTCCACTCGGCGCAAATCCGATGCAACAGGGCGCCAAGCTCGAGCCTGGCGCCGCCCTCGCCTGGCTTCTGAAGCGCTCACCCAACATCATCGTCATCCCCGGCACGACCTCCATTGCGCATCTGGAGGAGAACCTCCGTGCCTGGGATCGGGTCTAGCATACGGCGCCGCACGAACGAGGAGAAACGGGCATGTTCACGACGTCCCAAAGGGCTACCGCGACAACGGATCTGGAGCCCAGCCGCGCAACCCGCCCAGACCTGCGCATTACCCGCCGAACCTTCTTGACAACGGCCGCAGCGGCCACAGCGGCTGGAAGTCTTTCCTCCAAAAACTCTGTTTCGGCAGTACGGGCGGACACGGTTTCCAGGAGATTCTCGCTGCATTTCGCGCCGCATCTCGGGCTTCTTTCGCCGGACACCGGTCTATTCCGTCACCATGCCGGCCCGGATCCCGTCGACCAGATAAAGTTCATGGCAGACCAGGGTTTCACTGCCATGGAAGACAACTGGATGAAGGCCCGCGACCTTGACATGCAAATGCGCATCGGCGCCGAACTGCGACGTCTCGACATGAGAACGGGCGTCATCGTCAATACGATGCGATACGCAGAACCCACCTTCGTTTTGGACGATGCAAACGAGCGCGAGCGACTCATGCAGGAAGTGCGGGAGACGGCCAA is from Algihabitans albus and encodes:
- a CDS encoding LysR family transcriptional regulator; the encoded protein is MSKSLDRLALLATFTRIAERGSISAAARDLSLSQASASRQLAELERRLGATLIHRTTHALSLTEVGEDCLIEARGLLDGWDALAERYTETGTGLHGRLKVVAPVALGQLHLAEAMLRFQQANLGLSITWLLQDGPIRFAEIGCDLWIKIGRVPDESLVVRPLGQVERMLVASPSLAGGLRLQRPSDLSELPCAALEPFEAGRIPLSSRDGETVTLAARIALSTDNIFAAYSAVRMGLGYAVLPRWLVEADLESGALLDLLPAWRAPALTINAAYRPMRRQTRRLQLFLEHTAAAVAAIAGIATS
- a CDS encoding aldo/keto reductase; amino-acid sequence: MSHPIETQRRFVLGGDLAVHRLGYGAMRLTGQPGNYGPYEDWEAGLELLRHAADLGVDFFDSAWAYGPETADRILGEALDGRDLLLATKGGVDKPEPGRILIDGSRDRLLRQIDRALINLRRDSIDLFQLHRVDPQTPIEVSVAALAEARTDGRIRHIGLSNVTREELDRALAVTPIASVQNRLNMAETAQSDLVDYTAEKGIAFIPYGPLGANPMQQGAKLEPGAALAWLLKRSPNIIVIPGTTSIAHLEENLRAWDRV